CAAGACCGCCAATCTGCATACCGGTGGCACCCTGCACGACGTGACGCACATCCTGCACCCGCGTCTGTGCGCGGCCGCGATCGAGGCCGCCAAGGCGCTGGAAATTCCGGTGACCGGTCTGGACCTGCTGGTGCCGTCGCCGGCCAAGCCGGACTACGTGGTGATCGAGGCCAACGAGCGTCCCGGGCTGGCCAACCACGAACCACAACCCACGGCTGAACGGTTTCTGGATCTGTTGTTTCCGTTCAGCATTACGCGTGAATACAAATATGAAGAACATGCAGAAGCTGGACATTGACCACGAATATCTCAAGCAGACCTTGCTTGAGTTGCTGGCGATCCCGAGTCCCGTGGGCTTTACCGACGAGGTCGTGCACTACACCTGCGGCAAGCTCGGCGAACTGGGCGTTCCCTATGAACTGACGCGGCGTGGCGCGATCCGCGCCCCGATCAAGGGCGAAACCCACCGGCCGGCCTGCGCCGGGGTGGCGCATCTGGATAAGCTCGGCG
This DNA window, taken from Gammaproteobacteria bacterium, encodes the following:
- a CDS encoding osmoprotectant NAGGN system M42 family peptidase, with protein sequence MKNMQKLDIDHEYLKQTLLELLAIPSPVGFTDEVVHYTCGKLGELGVPYELTRRGAIRAPIKGETHRPACAGVAHLDKLG